Proteins found in one Oncorhynchus mykiss isolate Arlee chromosome 17, USDA_OmykA_1.1, whole genome shotgun sequence genomic segment:
- the LOC110526262 gene encoding GRB2-related adapter protein → MEAVGKYDFTATAEDELSFRKGDNMKILGTNDDWLMAERHGKKGFIPRNYINIHLPSWYQESASRGEAQESLMTQPIGSFLIRGSQSTPGDFSISVRHEADVQHFKVMADTRGQYYLWSEKFSSFNELVNYYMNNSVSKHSRIYLLDTETQEKGFGQTRTSAPSSQPQLQQSLPRAPQPHLPLPSIPQPHLPLPSIPQPHQPRAPQPHQPLPSIPQPHHLLPRVPQPQQPLPRIPDPIPPPQRAAVTTGGGGLMQVSAQYDFNAEEKDELSFKAGDIIEVLECSDMSWWKGRLRGQMGVFPSNYTNPV, encoded by the exons ATGGAGGCAGTAGGTAAGTATGACTTTACTGCCACTGCTGAGGACGAGCTGAGCTTCAGGAAGGGAGACAACATGAAG ATCTTGGGCACCAATGATGACTGGTTGATGGCTGAGCGACATGGAAAGAAGGGATTCATACCACGTAACTACATCAACATTCACCTTCCCAG tTGGTACCAGGAGAGTGCTAGTCGAGGTGAGGCCCAGGAGTCTCTCATGACCCAGCCTATAGGATCCTTTCTGATCAGGGGCAGCCAGAGCACCCCAGGAGATTTCTCCATATCCgttag acacGAGGCAGACGTGCAGCACTTCAAGGTGATGGCAGACACCAGAGGGCAGTATTACCTCTGGTCTGAGAAGTTCAGCTCCTTCAACGAGCTGGTGAACTATTACATGAACAACTCTGTCTCTAAACACAGCCGCATCTATCTGCTGGACACAGAAACACAG GAGAAGGGATTTGGCCAGACCAGGACATCAGCCCCATCCTCTCAGCCCCAGCTTCAGCAGTCCCTGCCCCGAGCACCCCAGCCTCACCTGCCCCTGCCCAGCATACCCCAGCCTCACCTGCCCCTGCCCAGCATACCCCAGCCTCACCAGCCCCGCGCACCCCAGCCTCACCAGCCCCTGCCCAGCATACCCCAGCCTCACCATCTCCTGCCCCGTGTACCCCAGCCTCAACAACCCCTGCCCCGCATACCAGACCCTATACCCccaccacag CGTGCCGCCGTGACCACGGGGGGCGGTGGTCTGATGCAGGTGAGTGCTCAGTATGACTTCAACGCCGAGGAGAAGGACGAGCTGAGCTTTAAGGCCGGTGACATCATCGAGGTGCTGGAGTGTTCCGACATGTCATGGTGGAAAGGAAGACTGAGGGGACAAATGGGAGTGTTCCCTTCCAACTACACCAACCctgtatga